In Polynucleobacter sp. MWH-S4W17, a genomic segment contains:
- the tuf gene encoding elongation factor Tu yields the protein MAKEKFERTKPHVNVGTIGHVDHGKTTLTAAIATVLSKAFGGEAKAYDQIDAAPEEKARGITINTAHVEYETANRHYAHVDCPGHADYVKNMITGAAQMDGAILVCSAADGPMPQTREHILLARQVGVPYIIVFLNKCDMVDDEELLELVEMEVRELLSKYKFPGDDTPIIRGSAKLALEGDEGPLGKEAIMKLAEALDTFIPTPERAVDGAFLMPVEDVFSISGRGTVVTGRIERGIVKVGEEIEIIGIKPTLKTTCTGVEMFRKLLDQGQAGDNVGILLRGTKREEVERGQVLAKPGSITPHTHFTAEVYILGKDEGGRHTPFFNNYRPQFYFRTTDVTGSIELPKDKEMVMPGDNVSITVKLIAPIAMEEGLRFAIREGGRTVGAGVVAKILA from the coding sequence ATGGCAAAAGAAAAATTCGAGCGGACAAAACCGCACGTAAACGTAGGCACCATCGGTCACGTTGACCACGGTAAAACCACATTGACAGCAGCAATTGCAACCGTGCTTTCTAAAGCATTCGGTGGCGAAGCTAAAGCATACGATCAGATCGATGCTGCTCCTGAAGAAAAAGCACGTGGTATTACGATTAATACTGCGCACGTTGAGTACGAGACTGCAAACCGTCACTACGCACACGTGGATTGCCCAGGACATGCTGACTACGTGAAGAACATGATTACTGGTGCTGCTCAGATGGACGGCGCAATTTTAGTTTGCTCTGCTGCTGACGGCCCAATGCCACAAACTCGTGAGCACATCCTCTTGGCACGCCAAGTGGGCGTTCCTTACATCATCGTGTTCTTGAACAAGTGCGACATGGTTGATGACGAAGAGTTGTTAGAGCTCGTAGAAATGGAAGTTCGTGAGCTTTTATCTAAATACAAATTCCCTGGCGATGACACACCAATCATCCGTGGTTCTGCTAAGTTAGCTCTTGAAGGCGACGAAGGCCCATTGGGTAAAGAAGCCATCATGAAATTGGCTGAAGCTTTGGATACCTTTATTCCTACTCCAGAACGTGCTGTTGACGGCGCATTCTTGATGCCAGTAGAAGATGTGTTCTCTATCTCCGGTCGCGGTACTGTTGTGACTGGTCGTATCGAGCGCGGTATTGTTAAGGTTGGTGAAGAGATCGAAATTATCGGTATCAAGCCAACACTCAAGACTACTTGTACTGGTGTTGAAATGTTCCGCAAATTGCTCGACCAAGGTCAAGCAGGCGATAACGTTGGTATCTTGTTACGCGGTACAAAACGTGAAGAAGTTGAGCGCGGCCAAGTATTGGCTAAGCCAGGTTCAATCACCCCACATACTCACTTTACAGCCGAGGTTTATATCTTGGGTAAAGATGAAGGTGGTCGTCATACTCCATTCTTTAACAACTATCGTCCACAGTTTTACTTCCGTACTACGGACGTAACTGGTTCAATCGAGTTGCCAAAAGACAAAGAAATGGTGATGCCTGGTGATAACGTTTCGATTACCGTAAAGCTCATCGCTCCAATCGCGATGGAAGAAGGTTTACGTTTTGCGATCCGTGAAGGTGGCCGTACTGTTGGCGCTGGCGTGGTTGCAAAGATTTTGGCTTAA
- the secE gene encoding preprotein translocase subunit SecE, translating to MSHQTASHTEEKSGWVSGLAALVVVAALVLYYTLVDQSMLIRLAVLFGGIAAAVLIVAISPDGRRFIAYAKDSWYEVKKVVWPTRKETTQMTLVVFGFVLIMSLFLWIADKLIEWLVFSVFLGWK from the coding sequence ATGTCTCATCAAACAGCAAGTCATACTGAAGAAAAAAGCGGCTGGGTCTCTGGACTAGCTGCTTTAGTCGTCGTTGCAGCGCTAGTCTTGTACTACACGCTGGTAGATCAATCTATGTTGATTCGTCTCGCTGTTTTGTTTGGCGGTATTGCTGCTGCAGTTTTAATTGTGGCGATTTCACCAGATGGGCGCCGTTTTATCGCCTACGCAAAAGATTCTTGGTATGAAGTAAAAAAGGTTGTTTGGCCAACTCGTAAAGAGACCACCCAAATGACTCTAGTCGTATTTGGCTTTGTTCTGATCATGTCCTTATTTTTATGGATTGCAGACAAATTGATTGAATGGCTAGTTTTTTCAGTCTTTTTGGGCTGGAAGTGA
- the nusG gene encoding transcription termination/antitermination protein NusG has protein sequence MIDSEVATNPQAIGNMRWYVIHAYSGMEKSVKRGLEERIARSGMPEKFGRILVPSEEVVEIKSGTKSVSERRFFPGYVLIEMEMTDESWHLVKNTPKVTGFVGGVRNRPSPISTTEVAKIMDQMQAGVDKPKPKTLFEVGEIVRVKEGPFVDFNGNIEEVNYEKSRLRVSVTIFGRGTPVELEFGQVEKM, from the coding sequence ATGATTGATTCTGAAGTAGCTACTAATCCACAGGCTATCGGCAATATGCGCTGGTACGTCATTCATGCTTATTCCGGAATGGAAAAGAGCGTGAAAAGAGGCCTTGAAGAGCGTATTGCACGCTCTGGAATGCCTGAGAAATTTGGCCGTATTTTGGTCCCTTCCGAAGAGGTTGTGGAGATCAAGTCCGGTACCAAGTCAGTTTCTGAGCGTCGTTTCTTCCCAGGCTATGTCCTAATTGAGATGGAAATGACCGATGAGAGCTGGCATTTGGTGAAAAATACACCAAAAGTAACCGGTTTCGTAGGCGGCGTACGCAACCGCCCAAGCCCGATTTCCACTACGGAAGTAGCAAAAATCATGGATCAAATGCAGGCTGGGGTGGATAAACCCAAGCCTAAGACCCTATTTGAAGTTGGCGAGATCGTGCGAGTTAAAGAAGGACCATTTGTTGATTTCAACGGAAATATCGAAGAAGTCAATTATGAGAAGTCAAGATTGCGCGTTTCTGTTACAATTTTCGGCCGCGGTACCCCAGTTGAGCTGGAGTTCGGCCAGGTAGAAAAGATGTAA
- the rplK gene encoding 50S ribosomal protein L11, translated as MAKKIIGFIKLQIPAGKANPSPPVGPALGQRGLNIMEFCKAFNAQTQSMEPGLPIPVVITAFADKSFTFIMKTPPATIMIKKAAKIEKGSPRPHTDKVGSITRAQAEEIAKAKMPDLTAADMDAAVRTIAGSARSMGITVEGL; from the coding sequence ATGGCAAAGAAGATTATTGGATTTATTAAGCTGCAGATCCCTGCAGGTAAAGCAAATCCATCACCACCCGTAGGTCCAGCATTGGGTCAACGCGGTCTTAACATTATGGAATTCTGTAAGGCGTTCAATGCTCAAACTCAGAGCATGGAACCTGGCCTACCAATTCCAGTCGTGATTACAGCGTTTGCTGATAAGAGCTTCACATTCATCATGAAGACTCCTCCAGCAACCATCATGATTAAGAAGGCTGCGAAGATTGAAAAAGGATCACCACGTCCTCATACCGATAAAGTGGGCTCCATTACTCGTGCTCAGGCGGAAGAAATCGCTAAAGCAAAAATGCCAGATTTGACAGCAGCTGATATGGACGCAGCTGTTAGAACAATCGCTGGTAGCGCCCGTTCCATGGGCATCACTGTGGAAGGTCTCTAA
- the rplA gene encoding 50S ribosomal protein L1, translating to MTKLSKRVKAIQSKVDSNKFYSLDDALNLVKECATAKFDESIDVAVQLGIDAKKSDQVVRGAVVLPAGTGKHVRVAVFAQGEKAEQAKAAGAEIVGMEELAEQIKGGKIDFDILIASPDTMKIVGTLGQVLGPRGLMPNPKVGTVTPDVATAVKNAKAGQVQFRVDKAGIVHASIGRRSFEPTALKSNLLALLEALNKAKPPASKGIYLKKVAVSSTMGAGVRVDQASLQAAA from the coding sequence ATGACTAAATTATCTAAACGCGTTAAAGCAATTCAATCTAAGGTTGATAGCAACAAGTTCTATTCATTAGATGACGCATTGAACCTCGTTAAAGAGTGTGCAACTGCTAAGTTTGATGAGTCTATCGATGTTGCTGTTCAGTTAGGCATTGATGCTAAGAAATCTGACCAAGTTGTGCGTGGCGCGGTAGTGCTCCCAGCTGGTACAGGTAAGCATGTTCGTGTAGCCGTTTTTGCTCAAGGCGAGAAGGCTGAACAAGCTAAAGCCGCTGGTGCAGAAATTGTTGGCATGGAAGAGCTTGCAGAACAAATTAAAGGCGGCAAAATTGATTTCGATATTTTGATCGCATCTCCAGACACAATGAAAATTGTTGGTACTTTAGGTCAAGTATTGGGCCCGCGTGGTTTGATGCCGAATCCAAAAGTTGGAACAGTGACTCCTGACGTTGCTACTGCAGTTAAAAATGCAAAAGCTGGTCAAGTTCAGTTCCGTGTGGACAAAGCCGGTATCGTGCACGCAAGCATTGGCCGTCGTTCATTCGAGCCGACTGCATTGAAATCAAACTTGCTCGCATTGCTCGAAGCTTTGAATAAAGCGAAGCCACCTGCATCTAAGGGTATTTATTTAAAGAAGGTTGCCGTAAGCAGCACTATGGGTGCAGGCGTACGCGTAGACCAAGCATCGTTACAGGCAGCAGCTTAA
- the rplL gene encoding 50S ribosomal protein L7/L12, whose translation MAITKEEIIDAVGSMSVMDLNDLVKAFEEKFGVSAAAMAVAGPAGAAGGAAAEEQTEFTVNLLEAGANKVSVIKAVREITGLGLKEAKDLVDGAPKPIKEAVDKKTAEEAKKKLDEAGAKSEIK comes from the coding sequence ATGGCGATTACTAAAGAAGAAATCATTGATGCAGTAGGTAGCATGTCCGTTATGGATTTGAACGACTTGGTTAAGGCGTTCGAAGAGAAGTTTGGCGTTTCAGCTGCAGCGATGGCTGTTGCTGGTCCTGCTGGTGCAGCTGGCGGCGCTGCTGCTGAAGAGCAAACAGAATTCACTGTTAACTTGCTCGAAGCTGGCGCAAACAAGGTTTCAGTAATTAAGGCAGTTCGCGAAATTACTGGTCTTGGCTTGAAAGAAGCTAAGGACTTGGTTGATGGTGCACCGAAGCCAATCAAAGAAGCTGTTGATAAGAAGACAGCTGAAGAAGCTAAGAAGAAGCTTGACGAAGCAGGCGCTAAGTCAGAAATCAAGTAA
- the rpoB gene encoding DNA-directed RNA polymerase subunit beta, translating to MNYSFTERKRVRKSFAKRVNNHQVPYLIATQLESYAKFLQAEKPAMSRLTEGLQAAFTSAFPIVSNNGYARMEYVSYQLSQPPFDVKECQQRGYTYHSALRAKVRLIIYDREAPTKVKEVKESEVYMGEIPLMTENGSFVINGTERVIVSQLHRSPGVFFEHDKGKTHSSGKLLFSARIIPYRGSWLDFEFDPKDILYFRVDRRRKMPVTILLKAIGLNNEQILANFFNFDHFSLTANGGSMEFVPERLRGQLASFDVLDKNGVVVIQKDKRINAKHIRELEAAKTKTIAVPDDYLIGRVVARNIVDPDSGEILAYANDEITEEVLATLRDAGIKQLETIYTNDLDSGAYISQTLRTDETADQMAARIAIYRMMRPGEPPTEDAVEALFQRLFYNEDSYDLSRVGRMKVNSRLGRSEMEGKMVLSDEDILDTIKSLVDLRNGKGEVDDIDHLGNRRVRCVGELAENQFRAGLSRVERAVKERLGQAETENLMPHDLINSKPISSAIREFFGSSQLSQFMDQTNPLSEITHKRRISALGPGGLTRERAGFEVRDVHPTHYGRVCPIETPEGPNIGLINSLALFARLNEHGFLETPYRKVSNSKVSDEVVYLSAIEEAKYVIAQANATIDKSGKLADELVSARQAGETMMVSPERIDFIDVAPSQIVSAAASLVPFLEHDDANRALMGANMQRQAVPCLRPDKPLVGTGLERIVAVDSGTVILASRGGIVDYVDANRVVIRVNDDETAAGEVGVDIYNLIKYTRSNQNTNINQRPIVQAGDRVVRGDVVADGASTDLGELALGQNMTVAFMPWNGYNFEDSILISEKVVADDRYTSIHIEELSVVARDTKLGSEEITRDISNLAESQLSRLDESGIVYIGAEVEAGDVLVGKVTPKGETTLTPEEKLLRAIFGEKASDVKDTSLRVPSGMIGTVIDVQVFTREGIERDARAQSIIQEELQRYRLDLNDQLRIVEGDAFMRLEKLLIGKVANGGPKKLAKGTKIDKEYLADLDKYHWFDVRPADDEVASQVEAIKSSIEAKRKQFDEAFEEKRTKLTQGDDLQPGVTKMVKVYLAVKRRLQPGDKMAGRHGNKGVVSKIAPAEDMPFMADGRPVDIVLNPLGVPSRMNVGQILETHLGWAAQGIGKRIDEMVREHAKQTELRKFFKQLYNETGRVEDIDNFTDEQITVLAENLRQGLPFATPVFDGATEAEIGRMLELAYPEDVAKSLKMTPSRQQMILCDGRTGDQFERPVTVGVMHVLKLHHLVDDKMHARSTGPYSLVTQQPLGGKAQFGGQRFGEMEVWALEAYGASYVLQEMLTVKSDDVAGRTKVYENIVKGEHTIDAGMPESFNVLVKEIRSLGIDIDMERN from the coding sequence ATGAACTATAGCTTCACCGAACGCAAGCGAGTCCGTAAAAGCTTTGCTAAGCGAGTAAATAACCACCAGGTTCCGTACCTGATCGCAACGCAGCTGGAATCCTACGCTAAATTTTTACAGGCTGAAAAGCCAGCAATGTCTCGTCTTACTGAGGGACTTCAAGCTGCCTTTACATCAGCATTCCCAATTGTGTCTAACAACGGCTATGCACGTATGGAATACGTGTCTTACCAGTTATCACAGCCACCATTTGACGTTAAAGAATGTCAACAGCGTGGTTACACATACCACTCTGCCTTGCGCGCAAAAGTTCGCTTGATTATTTATGATCGCGAAGCGCCTACTAAGGTTAAAGAGGTAAAAGAGAGCGAAGTCTACATGGGTGAAATTCCACTCATGACAGAAAATGGCTCTTTTGTGATCAATGGTACTGAGCGCGTGATCGTTTCTCAGTTGCACCGTTCCCCAGGTGTGTTCTTCGAGCACGATAAGGGTAAAACACATAGCTCAGGTAAGTTGCTGTTCTCAGCACGCATCATTCCTTACCGTGGTTCATGGCTCGATTTCGAGTTTGATCCGAAAGACATTCTCTATTTCCGCGTTGACCGTCGTCGTAAGATGCCTGTCACCATTTTGCTCAAAGCAATTGGTTTAAACAACGAACAGATTCTTGCTAACTTCTTTAACTTTGACCATTTCTCATTAACTGCTAACGGCGGTTCAATGGAATTTGTGCCAGAGCGTTTGCGTGGTCAGTTGGCTAGCTTTGATGTGCTCGACAAGAATGGCGTTGTTGTCATTCAAAAAGACAAGCGTATCAATGCAAAGCATATTCGTGAACTCGAAGCTGCTAAAACTAAAACAATCGCTGTACCAGACGACTATTTAATTGGTCGTGTAGTGGCACGCAATATTGTTGATCCAGATTCTGGTGAAATCTTGGCCTACGCTAATGATGAAATCACTGAAGAGGTATTGGCTACATTGCGCGATGCAGGCATCAAGCAATTAGAAACTATCTACACCAATGATTTGGATTCTGGTGCATACATTTCTCAGACATTGCGTACTGATGAAACAGCGGATCAAATGGCTGCTCGTATCGCCATCTACCGCATGATGCGTCCTGGCGAGCCTCCAACAGAAGATGCTGTTGAAGCCTTGTTCCAGCGCTTGTTCTACAACGAAGATAGTTACGATTTATCACGCGTTGGCCGTATGAAAGTTAACAGCCGTCTCGGTCGTTCTGAGATGGAAGGCAAAATGGTTTTATCGGATGAAGACATCCTCGACACCATCAAGTCTTTGGTTGACTTGCGTAACGGCAAAGGCGAAGTCGATGACATCGATCACTTAGGCAATCGTCGCGTACGTTGCGTAGGTGAATTGGCTGAAAACCAATTCCGTGCTGGTTTGTCACGTGTTGAGCGTGCGGTTAAAGAACGTCTCGGCCAAGCCGAAACAGAAAACCTCATGCCTCATGACTTGATTAACAGCAAGCCAATCTCTTCTGCTATTCGTGAGTTCTTCGGTTCTTCACAGTTGTCCCAGTTTATGGACCAAACCAACCCACTTTCAGAGATCACGCACAAGCGTCGTATTTCTGCATTGGGACCTGGTGGTTTGACCCGCGAGCGCGCAGGCTTTGAAGTGCGCGACGTGCATCCAACCCACTACGGACGTGTTTGCCCAATTGAAACTCCAGAAGGACCAAACATTGGTTTGATCAACTCACTCGCGTTATTTGCGCGTCTGAATGAGCACGGCTTCTTAGAAACTCCGTACCGTAAGGTTTCCAATAGCAAGGTAAGCGACGAAGTGGTTTACCTCTCTGCTATTGAAGAAGCAAAGTATGTGATTGCTCAGGCAAACGCAACAATCGACAAGAGCGGTAAGTTGGCCGACGAATTGGTTTCTGCTCGTCAAGCTGGTGAGACCATGATGGTTAGCCCAGAGCGCATCGATTTCATCGACGTTGCTCCTAGCCAGATTGTTTCTGCTGCTGCTTCACTCGTTCCATTCTTAGAGCACGATGATGCAAACCGTGCGTTGATGGGTGCGAACATGCAGCGTCAAGCAGTTCCTTGCTTGCGTCCAGACAAGCCATTGGTTGGTACAGGTTTAGAGCGTATTGTTGCGGTTGACTCTGGTACTGTGATTTTGGCTTCCCGCGGCGGTATCGTTGATTATGTTGACGCAAACCGTGTAGTTATTCGTGTAAACGATGACGAGACAGCGGCTGGTGAAGTTGGTGTGGATATTTATAACCTCATCAAGTACACCCGTTCAAATCAAAATACCAACATTAACCAACGCCCAATCGTTCAGGCTGGTGATCGTGTTGTCCGCGGCGACGTAGTTGCTGACGGCGCATCTACCGACTTAGGTGAATTGGCTTTGGGTCAAAACATGACTGTGGCATTTATGCCATGGAACGGTTACAACTTCGAAGATTCAATCTTGATCTCTGAAAAAGTTGTTGCTGACGACCGCTACACCTCTATTCATATTGAAGAGTTGTCGGTTGTTGCCCGTGATACCAAGCTGGGTTCAGAAGAAATTACTCGCGATATTTCCAATTTGGCTGAGTCACAACTCTCCCGCTTGGATGAGAGCGGTATTGTTTACATCGGTGCTGAAGTTGAAGCTGGCGACGTATTGGTTGGTAAGGTAACTCCAAAGGGTGAGACAACTCTCACTCCGGAAGAGAAGCTGCTCCGTGCGATCTTCGGTGAAAAAGCATCTGACGTTAAAGATACTTCATTGCGCGTTCCATCTGGAATGATTGGTACTGTTATCGATGTTCAAGTCTTCACCCGTGAAGGTATTGAGCGCGATGCACGTGCACAGTCAATCATTCAAGAAGAATTACAACGCTATCGTTTGGACTTAAACGACCAGCTCCGTATTGTTGAGGGCGATGCCTTCATGCGTTTAGAAAAGCTGTTGATTGGCAAAGTTGCCAACGGTGGCCCTAAGAAATTGGCTAAAGGCACCAAGATCGACAAGGAATATCTTGCTGATTTGGACAAATACCATTGGTTCGATGTTCGTCCAGCGGATGATGAGGTTGCCTCACAAGTTGAAGCGATTAAATCTTCTATCGAAGCGAAGCGTAAACAGTTTGATGAAGCTTTTGAAGAGAAGCGCACCAAGCTTACCCAGGGCGATGATTTACAACCTGGCGTAACGAAGATGGTTAAGGTGTACTTGGCCGTTAAGCGTCGCTTGCAGCCTGGTGACAAGATGGCCGGTCGTCACGGTAACAAGGGTGTGGTTTCTAAAATCGCCCCAGCAGAAGATATGCCATTTATGGCTGACGGACGCCCTGTAGACATCGTCTTGAACCCATTGGGCGTTCCTTCCCGTATGAACGTTGGACAGATCTTGGAAACCCACTTAGGTTGGGCTGCCCAAGGTATTGGTAAGCGTATCGATGAGATGGTTCGTGAGCACGCTAAGCAAACTGAATTGCGTAAGTTCTTCAAGCAGCTTTACAACGAAACAGGTCGTGTTGAAGATATCGACAACTTCACTGATGAGCAGATCACTGTTTTGGCTGAGAATCTCCGCCAAGGCTTGCCATTTGCAACCCCAGTGTTTGACGGTGCTACTGAAGCTGAAATCGGACGTATGCTCGAGTTGGCGTATCCAGAAGATGTTGCTAAATCTTTGAAGATGACGCCATCACGTCAGCAAATGATTTTGTGCGACGGCCGTACCGGCGACCAATTTGAGCGTCCAGTAACTGTTGGCGTAATGCACGTCTTGAAACTCCACCATTTGGTCGATGACAAGATGCATGCTCGTTCAACCGGACCTTACTCTTTAGTAACGCAACAGCCATTGGGCGGTAAAGCTCAGTTCGGTGGTCAGCGCTTTGGTGAGATGGAAGTCTGGGCCCTCGAAGCATACGGTGCTTCATATGTCTTGCAGGAAATGCTGACAGTGAAGTCCGATGACGTCGCAGGCCGTACCAAGGTTTACGAAAACATCGTCAAGGGCGAGCACACGATTGATGCTGGCATGCCCGAATCCTTCAACGTGCTGGTAAAAGAAATCCGTTCGTTGGGTATTGACATTGACATGGAGCGCAACTGA